In Triticum aestivum cultivar Chinese Spring chromosome 5B, IWGSC CS RefSeq v2.1, whole genome shotgun sequence, the following proteins share a genomic window:
- the LOC123117898 gene encoding disease resistance protein RGA2-like: MVMSGLGCVIAVAVAKQIASKLFVGGEYAAAEVTLQWRYREQVLEMGEKMEDIEAVLGDAEERSRRRGEAGRVFQQWLTKFKRVAYDVEDVLDELDADELISKTQSKASLWFSRNNQLLQRMTMPHKMKKVMKKIDQIKKEGSRDLKLVPHETRGEGSRNNETLAANWNAHGMETGMVGRGIEKEKIIRMLLTSEEANQDISIIPVVGLGGIGKTTLAESVLADKRVSVFDVSVWVKVSKQFDLHKIGSAILKRLNSNISLNNCDSQFHLKKELATTRYLIVLDDLWEEDGNNLERLKEMLQHGRKGSRIIVTTRNRSVVQQLRTGFLANQRKICPVPESDIIDLGVLEPSGCWELMKQRAFGPDDDHSGLEEIGKQIAAKCGGLPLVANALGQVMSELRTVGAWEDIRDTKVDLGLREVHHKETLERLMLSYYHMKLEFKMCFTYLATFPKGFVMYNNHLIQQWNALGYINSRLDGQRCINYLLGMSFLRILGSALASPSPLHCKSPPELVMHDLVHDLASEIVADEFIDLDATKSTTWNRGHYYRHAQLTNFNNDPEVFKYVPDKLRSLHFRDFRGLQLPKKAFSWSKYIHVLDLSGHSAKGQSAPSSMMLPSSVNKLKLLRYLDATGLPITSLPKYLHALQNMETLILSNSLLENLPDSICRLSKLCYLDLSGSSSLSKLPASLGKLSQLFFLNLSRCCILQELPETICKLTCLHHLNMPDCCALRKLPDKFGSLHKLSFLNLSSCSKLTKLPDNISFLCLEHLNLSSCHELEDLRIDFGHIQKLEFVNLSGCYKVSMLPGSFCQLNHLKYLDVSDCHNLEKLPEYFGHLVELEYLNLTSCPKLRQLPESLCKLSKLRRLYLSYCLRLSELPSSFGDLQLQILHMNGLLYMYDCPDNIGDMTSLSQFVIDIATFKLREKIPAIKECLNLVGKVRHHVHEIESRGCSNIVDLWGLTCSELILEGLQNVTHPEDADRVKLRDKSDIRVLKLLWENEGGKSVLDRLVPPRTLENFSLVGFTCKDFPNWLFHISSYLPFLSELALDGLEACDCLPPFGALPNLIKLSLKNIPNIRKIGKEFYGEGGPCMKLRVLELELMENLVEWWTTESSKENKEFLIPNLHLLLVVDCPKLKFLPYPPRSMNWGLSNSETVWPEQGFGMLSSSIRPFDMLGSLEVLHIHNCPNLKSLAESMKNLTAFRKLRLLQCNGREILPEWLGQLTSLEEVIIRDCPSLTSLPQSMRSLSAWSPS; this comes from the exons ATGGTCATGAGCGGGCTTGGGTGTGTGATTGCGGTCGCCGTGGCGAAGCAGATCGCCAGCAAGCTATTTGTCGGCGGTGAATACGCTGCGGCGGAAGTCACTCTGCAGTGGAGGTACAGAGAGCAGGTGCTGGAGATGGGGGAGAAGATGGAAGATATCGAGGCCGTGCTGGGCGATGCCGAAGAGAGGTCGCGTCGCAGAGGAGAAGCCGGAAGAGTGTTTCAGCAGTGGCTTACCAAGTTTAAGCGCGTCGCCTATGACGTTGAGGACGTGCTGGATGAGCTGGACGCCGATGAGCTCATCAGCAAGACACAATCCAA g GCCAGCTTATGGTTTTCGAGAAACAATCAACTCCTGCAGCGAATGACCATGCCCCACAAGATGAAGAAGGTCATGAAGAAAATAGACCAGATTAAAAAGGAGGGCAGTAGGGATCTCAAACTTGTGCCTCACGAAACAAGGGGAGAAGGGAGCAGAAACAATGAAACACTTGCAGCCAACTGGAATGCTCATGGAATGGAAACAGGGATGGTGGGGAGGGGTATCGAGAAGGAGAAGATAATCAGAATGCTACTCACAAGTGAAGAAGCTAACCAGGATATCTCCATCATTCCAGTTGTTGGCCTTGGTGGCATAGGCAAGACGACATTAGCTGAATCGGTTCTTGCTGACAAGAGGGTCAGTGTCTTTGACGTCTCAGTATGGGTTAAGGTGTCCAAGCagtttgatttgcacaaaattgggAGTGCAATCCTGAAAAGATTGAATAGCAACATCAGCCTTAACAACTGCGATTCGCAGTTCCATCTGAAAAAAGAACTTGCTACTACGAGATACTTGATTGTTCTGGATGATCTCTGGGAAGAAGATGGAAATAATCTTGAAAGGTTGAAGGAGATGTTACAGCATGGCCGCAAGGGCAGCCGTATTATAGTAACTACCCGAAACCGAAGCGTAGTGCAACAATTGCGCACTGGTTTTCTTGCAAATCAGAGGAAAATTTGTCCAGTTCCTGAGTCTGACATAATCGATTTGGGTGTTTTAGAACCCTCGGGGTGTTGGGAATTAATGAAGCAAAGGGCATTTGGGCCTGATGATGACCACAGTGGCTTGGAAGAAATCGGAAAGCAGATTGCAGCCAAGTGTGGGGGTTTACCACTCGTGGCAAATGCTCTTGGGCAAGTAATGTCGGAGCTAAGGACCGTGGGGGCATGGGAAGATATAAGAGACACCAAGGTTGATTTGGGTTTGAGAGAAGTACATCATAAGGAAACATTAGAGAGGCTAATGCTGAGCTACTACCACATgaagctagaattcaaaatgtgtTTCACGTACTTGGCAACCTTCCCCAAGGGCTTTGTCATGTACAATAATCATCTAATCCAGCAATGGAATGCACTTGGATACATTAATTCAAGGCTTGATGGTCAAAGGTGCATCAACTACCTTTTGGGGATGTCCTTCCTTCGGATTCTAGGATCTGCTTTG GCCAGTCCAAGTCCATTGCATTGCAAATCTCCTCCAGAACTCGTCATGCATGATTTGGTGCACGATCTTGCATCAGAAATTGTTGCAGATGAATTCATTGATCTGGATGCTACCAAAAGCACCACCTGGAACAGAGGTCATTACTACCGACATGCACAATTAACCAACTTCAATAATGATCCTGAGGTTTTCAAATATGTTCCAGACAAGCTGAGGTCCCTCCACTTTAGGGATTTCAGGGGATTGCAACTCCCGAAAAAGGCATTTTCTTGGTCCAAGTACATACATGTCCTGGACCTAAGTGGACATTCAGCCAAAGGCCAATCTGCTCCAAGTAGCATGATGCTGCCATCTTCTGTAAATAAATTGAAGCTACTTAGGTATCTTGATGCGACAGGCTTGCCAATAACATCACTTCCTAAGTATTTACATGCACTTCAAAACATGGAAACTCTTATTCTATCTAATTCCTTACTTGAAAACTTGCCTGATAGTATTTGTCGCCTCAGCAAACTCTGCTATTTGGACCTATCTGGCAGTAGCAGCCTAAGTAAGCTACCTGCATCACTAGGGAAGCTCTCTCAACTCTTTTTTCTCAATCTATCCAGGTGTTGTATACTCCAAGAGTTGCCTGAAACTATCTGTAAGCTTACATGCTTACACCACCTAAACATGCCAGATTGTTGTGCTCTTCGAAAGCTCCCTGATAAATTTGGTAGCCTTCATAAACTCTCATTCCTAAACTTGTCAAGTTGTTCAAAGCTCACCAAACTACCTGACAATATAAGCTTCCTGTGTTTAGAACATCTGAACCTATCGAGTTGCCATGAGCTAGAAGACCTACGAATTGATTTCGGTCACATTCAGAAACTTGAGTTTGTGAACCTCTCTGGTTGCTACAAGGTTTCAATGCTGCCAGGATCATTTTGCCAACTTAATCATTTGAAATACCTAGATGTTTCAGATTGTCATAACCTTGAAAAACTCCCTGAATATTTTGGTCATCTCGTTGAGCTTGAATATTTGAACCTAACAAGTTGTCCTAAGCTCCGACAATTGCCTGAATCACTATGCAAGTTGTCCAAGCTGAGGCGTCTCTATTTGTCATACTGTCTGAGGCTCAGTGAGCTCCCCTCCTCATTTGGTGACCTTCAGCTTCAAATACTTCACATGAATGGCCTTCTGTATATGTATGACTGCCCTGATAAcattggtgacatgactagtctcaGCCAGTTTGTGATTGATATCGCAACTTTTAAGCTGCGTGAAAAGATTCCAGCCATTAAAGAGTGTCTAAATCTTGTGGGCAAAGTAAGACATCACGTACAtgagatagagagtagaggatgCAGCAATATAGTGGATCTTTGGGGATTGACTTGTTCAGAGCTAATACTTGAAGGCCTTCAGAATGTCACGCATCCAGAAGATGCAGACAGAGTCAAACTACGTGATAAATCAGATATTCGAGTATTAAAACTTCTATGGGAAAACGAAGGAGGTAAATCTGTGCTGGACAGGCTTGTACCTCCACGGACTCTTGAAAACTTTTCGCTAGTTGGGTTTACTTGCAAGGATTTCCCTAACTGGTTGTTTCACATCTCGTCCTACCTCCCTTTTCTTAGCGAACTGGCTCTTGATGGTTTGGAAGCATGTGATTGTCTTCCTCCATTCGGGGCACTGCCAAATTTAATAAAGCTGTCTCTGAAAAACATTCCCAACATCAGGAAAATCGGTAAGGAATTCTATGGAGAGGGCGGACCTTGTATGAAACTAAGAGTTCTGGAATTGGAGTTGATGGAGAATTTGGTGGAATGGTGGACAACAGAGTCAAGTAAAGAAAACAAAGAGTTTCTAATCCCTAATTTGCATCTTTTGTTGGTAGTGGACTGCCCAAAGTTGAAGTTCCTACCATATCCCCCAAGAAGTATGAATTGGGGTTTGAGCAACAGCGAGACAGTTTGGCCAGAACAAGGATTCGGAATGCTCTCCTCTTCCATTCGTCCTTTTGATATG CTCGGTTCTCTAGAAGTTCTTCACATCCACAATTGCCCTAACCTGAAATCTTTGGCTGAAAGCATGAAGAATCTCACCGCTTTTAGAAAACTGAGGTTGCTGCAGTGCAATGGCCGGGAGATATTACCGGAATGGTTGGGACAGTTGACTTCTCTAGAAGAAGTCATCATCAGAGATTGCCCCAGCTTGACATCTTTGCCTCAGAGCATGCGGAGTCTCTCTGCTTGGTCGCCATCCTGA